In Stutzerimonas stutzeri, a genomic segment contains:
- a CDS encoding DUF4124 domain-containing protein, which produces MTIVQQWLAAVLLAAALPAVAGVYTYIDAQGNRVFTDRPGGRAVESVDTRPVNSMPAQPVAPSAPPPEAPPEPAFAYRLLDIVQPEPDATIRNNAGDLSVSVASEPTLQPDHLYRLLLDGSPIAPDGSEPVFALHNIDRGTHQLIVEVVDNQGQTLQRSSPRTFHLLRTSLAQRRRVNPCQNDDYGVRPECPLKDKPEEKKDIPFVPFL; this is translated from the coding sequence TTGACGATCGTTCAGCAGTGGCTGGCCGCTGTGCTCCTGGCTGCTGCCTTGCCCGCCGTTGCTGGTGTCTATACCTACATAGATGCGCAGGGCAATCGGGTATTCACCGATCGCCCTGGCGGAAGGGCGGTCGAATCGGTGGACACCCGCCCCGTCAACAGCATGCCTGCACAGCCGGTGGCGCCGTCGGCCCCCCCACCTGAAGCCCCGCCCGAGCCGGCCTTCGCTTACCGGTTACTCGATATCGTTCAACCCGAGCCCGACGCCACGATCCGCAATAACGCCGGCGATCTGTCCGTCAGTGTCGCCAGCGAACCCACCCTGCAGCCTGATCACCTGTATCGCCTGCTGCTCGACGGCAGTCCGATCGCCCCGGATGGCAGCGAGCCTGTCTTCGCGCTTCATAACATCGATCGCGGCACCCACCAACTGATCGTGGAGGTTGTCGACAACCAGGGACAGACGCTGCAACGCAGCTCACCGCGCACCTTTCACCTACTGCGCACTTCACTCGCGCAGCGACGCAGGGTCAACCCCTGCCAGAACGACGATTACGGTGTTCGTCCCGAATGCCCGCTGAAGGACAAGCCCGAGGAAAAGAAAGATATTCCCTTCGTGCCCTTTCTGTGA
- the hslV gene encoding ATP-dependent protease subunit HslV has translation MTTIVSVRRNGKVVMGGDGQVSLGNTVMKGNAKKVRRLYHGQVLAGFAGATADAFTLFERFEGQLEKHQGHLVRAAVELAKDWRTDRSLSRLEAMLAVANKDASLIITGNGDVVQPENDLIAMGSGGGFAQAAAMALMQKGGDDMSAQAIAETALNIAGTICVFTNQNLTIEELDSAI, from the coding sequence TTGACCACCATCGTTTCAGTACGCCGCAACGGCAAAGTCGTCATGGGCGGCGACGGCCAGGTTTCCCTCGGCAATACCGTCATGAAAGGCAACGCCAAGAAGGTTCGTCGCCTGTATCACGGCCAGGTGTTGGCCGGTTTCGCTGGCGCCACCGCCGACGCCTTTACGCTCTTCGAGCGCTTCGAAGGCCAGCTGGAAAAACACCAGGGCCATCTCGTTCGTGCAGCCGTCGAACTGGCCAAGGACTGGCGCACCGACCGTTCGCTCAGCCGTCTGGAAGCCATGCTCGCCGTGGCCAACAAGGACGCCTCGCTGATCATTACCGGTAACGGCGACGTGGTACAGCCTGAGAATGACCTGATCGCCATGGGCTCCGGCGGCGGTTTCGCCCAGGCCGCCGCCATGGCCCTTATGCAGAAAGGCGGCGATGACATGTCCGCCCAGGCCATTGCCGAAACCGCACTGAACATTGCCGGCACCATCTGTGTCTTCACCAACCAGAACCTGACCATCGAGGAGCTCGACAGCGCGATCTGA
- the trmL gene encoding tRNA (uridine(34)/cytosine(34)/5-carboxymethylaminomethyluridine(34)-2'-O)-methyltransferase TrmL, with amino-acid sequence MFHVILFQPEIPPNTGNIIRLCANAGCRLHLIEPLGFELDDKRLRRAGLDYHEYAPLQRHADLDSCLASLGQPRLFAFTTKGSQPFHQVQFQRGDALLFGPESRGLPAEIRDALPNEQRLRLPMRPDSRSLNLSNTVAVAVYEAWRQLDFALE; translated from the coding sequence ATGTTTCATGTGATCCTTTTCCAGCCGGAGATTCCGCCCAATACCGGCAACATTATCAGGCTCTGCGCCAATGCCGGCTGTCGCCTGCATCTGATCGAGCCGCTGGGCTTCGAACTGGATGACAAGCGCCTGCGCCGGGCCGGTCTGGACTATCACGAATACGCGCCGCTCCAACGCCATGCGGACCTCGATAGCTGTCTGGCGAGCCTCGGCCAGCCGCGGCTGTTCGCCTTCACTACCAAAGGGTCACAGCCCTTTCACCAAGTGCAGTTCCAGCGCGGCGATGCCTTGCTCTTCGGTCCGGAAAGCCGTGGCCTGCCAGCGGAGATTCGCGACGCCTTGCCCAACGAGCAGCGCCTGCGCCTGCCGATGCGCCCGGACAGCCGCAGCCTGAACCTGTCCAACACCGTCGCCGTTGCCGTGTACGAAGCCTGGCGGCAGTTGGATTTTGCGCTCGAGTGA
- a CDS encoding DUF4124 domain-containing protein: protein MRIALFSLLLLVTVPALAQIYKYTDEKGNTVFTNQPPEGVAADTVELPPANTVNIRTPEPPPPLESEQDHGQRQPYRSLSIGGIPDDEALRANNGTFVVSAQLDPQLKKGHQVRFLLDGVAQAAPGSTTSLQLNTVDRGTHTLEVEILSNGEVVQRAAEQFTVQRVNTSSPALRPKPAPQPKPKTTP from the coding sequence ATGCGCATCGCATTGTTCAGCCTGCTTTTGCTCGTCACGGTCCCGGCCTTGGCGCAGATCTATAAATACACCGATGAGAAAGGCAACACGGTGTTTACCAATCAGCCACCCGAAGGTGTCGCCGCCGACACGGTCGAGTTGCCGCCCGCCAATACGGTCAATATCCGTACACCAGAACCTCCGCCGCCGCTGGAGTCTGAACAGGATCACGGCCAGCGGCAGCCCTATCGGAGCCTGTCCATCGGCGGGATTCCGGATGACGAGGCGCTACGTGCCAACAACGGCACCTTTGTGGTCAGCGCCCAGCTCGACCCCCAACTGAAAAAAGGTCATCAGGTCCGCTTCCTGCTCGACGGCGTTGCCCAGGCAGCACCGGGCAGCACTACCTCGCTGCAGCTCAACACGGTCGATCGGGGCACGCACACGCTTGAAGTCGAGATTCTCAGCAATGGCGAAGTCGTTCAGCGTGCCGCTGAGCAATTCACCGTGCAACGGGTCAACACCTCTAGCCCCGCCTTGCGACCGAAGCCGGCTCCGCAACCCAAGCCAAAGACAACACCTTGA
- the ntrC gene encoding nitrogen regulation protein NR(I), with protein sequence MSRSENVWIVDDDRSIRWVLEKALQQEGMATQSFDSADSVLGRLARQQPDVVISDIRMPGTSGLDLLAQIRELYPRLPVIIMTAHSDLDSAVASYQGGAFEYLPKPFDVDDAVSLVKRANQHAQEQQNLQEPINQHQTPEIIGEAPAMQEVFRAIGRLSHSNITVLINGESGTGKELVAHALHRHSPRAASPFIALNMAAIPKDLMESELFGHEKGAFTGAANQRRGRFEQADGGTLFLDEIGDMPADTQTRLLRVLADGEFYRVGGHTPVRVDVRIIAATHQNLETLVQAGKFREDLFHRLNVIRIHIPRLSDRRADIPALARHFLASAAQELTVETKLLKPETEDYLQNLPWPGNVRQLENTCRWITVMASGREVHVSDLPPELLNQPTDALPANNWEQALHQWADLALARGQSNLLDEAVPAFERIMIETALKHTAGRRRDAALLLGWGRNTLTRKIKELGMGVEGGEDDDNEDS encoded by the coding sequence ATGAGCCGAAGCGAAAACGTCTGGATCGTCGATGACGACCGCTCCATCCGCTGGGTGCTGGAAAAGGCGCTGCAGCAAGAAGGCATGGCCACGCAAAGCTTCGACAGTGCCGACAGCGTGCTGGGCCGGCTGGCGCGGCAACAGCCTGATGTGGTCATCTCCGACATCCGCATGCCGGGCACCAGCGGCCTGGATCTGCTGGCGCAGATTCGCGAGCTGTATCCGCGGCTGCCGGTGATCATCATGACCGCTCATTCGGACCTCGACAGCGCGGTGGCGTCCTACCAGGGTGGCGCCTTCGAATACCTGCCCAAGCCGTTCGATGTCGACGATGCGGTATCGCTGGTCAAGCGCGCCAACCAGCATGCGCAGGAACAGCAGAACCTGCAGGAGCCGATCAACCAGCACCAGACGCCGGAAATCATCGGCGAGGCGCCGGCCATGCAGGAAGTCTTTCGCGCGATCGGCCGCCTCAGCCATTCCAATATCACCGTACTGATCAACGGCGAGTCCGGTACCGGCAAGGAGCTGGTGGCGCATGCCTTGCATCGTCACAGTCCGCGTGCGGCATCACCGTTCATCGCGCTGAACATGGCAGCGATCCCAAAGGATCTGATGGAATCAGAGCTGTTCGGACACGAGAAAGGCGCCTTTACCGGCGCGGCCAACCAGCGCCGCGGACGCTTCGAGCAGGCCGACGGCGGCACTCTGTTTCTCGACGAGATCGGCGACATGCCGGCCGACACCCAGACCCGTCTGCTGCGGGTCCTGGCCGACGGTGAGTTCTACCGCGTCGGTGGCCATACACCGGTCCGGGTCGATGTACGGATCATCGCCGCCACTCACCAGAATCTCGAAACCCTGGTGCAGGCCGGCAAGTTCCGCGAAGACTTGTTCCACCGTCTGAACGTCATTCGCATTCATATTCCACGCCTGTCGGATCGGCGCGCGGACATCCCGGCGCTGGCCAGGCATTTTCTCGCCAGCGCCGCACAAGAGTTGACCGTCGAGACCAAGCTGCTCAAACCTGAGACCGAGGACTATCTGCAGAACCTGCCCTGGCCGGGCAACGTGCGCCAGCTGGAAAACACCTGCCGCTGGATTACTGTCATGGCCTCCGGTCGCGAAGTCCACGTCAGCGATTTGCCCCCCGAGCTGCTCAACCAGCCCACCGATGCGCTACCGGCAAATAACTGGGAACAGGCGCTGCACCAGTGGGCGGACCTGGCGCTGGCGCGCGGCCAGTCGAATCTGCTCGATGAGGCAGTGCCGGCATTCGAGCGAATCATGATCGAAACGGCGCTCAAGCACACCGCGGGTCGACGCCGTGACGCGGCGCTGCTGCTGGGCTGGGGACGCAATACCCTGACACGCAAGATCAAGGAGCTAGGGATGGGCGTCGAAGGGGGCGAAGACGACGATAACGAGGACAGCTGA
- the hslU gene encoding ATP-dependent protease ATPase subunit HslU produces MSMTPREIVHELNRHIIGQDDAKRAVAIALRNRWRRMQLSAELRPEVTPKNILMIGPTGVGKTEIARRLAKLANAPFIKVEATKFTEVGYVGRDVESIIRDLADAALKMMREQEVGKMRHRAEDAAEERILDALLPQARPVGFSEEPIQSTDSNTRQLFRKRLREGQLDDKEIDIEVADNPGGVEIMAPPGMEEMTSQLQNLFSNMGKGKQKSRKLKIKDALKLVRDEEAARLVNEEELKARALEAVEQNGIVFIDEIDKVAKRGNTGGADVSREGVQRDLLPLIEGSTVNTKLGMVKTDHILFIASGAFHLSKPSDLVPELQGRLPIRVELKALSPEDFERILTEPHASLTEQYRELLKTEGLGIEFTEDGIKRLAEIAWQVNEKTENIGARRLHTLLERLLEEVSFSAGDLAGQQNGEPIRIDTDYVNSHLGELAEDEDLSRYIL; encoded by the coding sequence ATGTCCATGACGCCCCGCGAGATCGTCCACGAACTCAACCGCCACATCATCGGCCAGGACGACGCCAAGCGTGCCGTCGCCATCGCCCTGCGTAACCGCTGGCGGCGCATGCAGCTCTCCGCCGAGCTGCGTCCGGAGGTCACCCCGAAGAATATTCTGATGATCGGCCCGACCGGCGTCGGCAAAACCGAAATCGCCCGCCGCCTGGCCAAACTGGCCAATGCGCCCTTTATCAAGGTGGAAGCGACCAAGTTCACTGAAGTCGGCTATGTGGGGCGTGATGTGGAGTCGATCATTCGTGATCTGGCCGACGCCGCGCTGAAGATGATGCGCGAACAGGAAGTCGGCAAGATGCGCCACCGCGCCGAGGACGCCGCCGAGGAGCGCATCCTTGACGCCCTGCTGCCACAAGCGCGTCCGGTCGGCTTTAGCGAGGAGCCGATTCAAAGCACCGATTCCAACACGCGCCAACTGTTCCGCAAGCGCCTGCGCGAAGGCCAGTTGGACGACAAGGAAATTGATATCGAGGTCGCAGATAACCCGGGCGGCGTGGAAATCATGGCACCGCCGGGCATGGAGGAGATGACCAGCCAGTTGCAGAATCTGTTCTCCAACATGGGCAAGGGCAAGCAGAAGAGCCGCAAGCTGAAGATCAAGGACGCCCTCAAGCTAGTCCGCGACGAGGAAGCCGCGCGCCTGGTCAATGAGGAAGAACTCAAGGCCCGTGCACTGGAAGCGGTGGAGCAGAACGGCATCGTCTTCATCGACGAGATCGACAAGGTCGCCAAGCGCGGCAACACCGGCGGCGCTGACGTATCGCGCGAAGGCGTACAGCGTGATTTGCTGCCGCTCATCGAAGGCAGCACGGTCAACACCAAACTCGGCATGGTCAAGACCGACCACATCCTGTTTATCGCGAGCGGCGCCTTCCACCTCTCCAAGCCCAGCGACTTGGTGCCCGAGCTGCAGGGCCGCCTGCCGATCCGTGTCGAGCTCAAGGCACTGTCGCCGGAAGACTTCGAGCGGATTCTCACCGAACCGCACGCCTCGCTCACCGAGCAGTACCGCGAGCTGCTGAAGACCGAAGGGTTGGGCATCGAATTCACCGAAGACGGCATCAAACGCCTGGCGGAGATTGCCTGGCAGGTCAACGAGAAGACCGAGAACATCGGTGCCCGTCGCCTGCATACGTTGTTGGAGCGTTTGCTGGAGGAGGTCTCGTTCAGCGCCGGCGACCTGGCCGGCCAGCAGAACGGCGAGCCGATCCGCATCGATACCGACTATGTAAACAGCCACCTCGGCGAGCTGGCCGAAGACGAAGACCTGTCGCGGTATATTCTTTAA
- a CDS encoding gamma-butyrobetaine hydroxylase-like domain-containing protein — MRIPVAIKLHKASKTLELEYGTEQRYVLPAEFLRVHSPSAEVQGHGNPILQTGKINVALEGIEPAGQYALKLMFSDGHDSGLYTWDYLHHLAINQQQLWADYLDALATAGKSRDPDISPVKMML; from the coding sequence ATGCGCATCCCCGTTGCGATCAAACTGCACAAGGCTTCGAAGACCCTGGAACTGGAATACGGCACTGAACAACGCTATGTGCTGCCGGCCGAGTTTCTGCGAGTGCATTCGCCTTCAGCCGAAGTCCAGGGCCATGGCAATCCGATCCTGCAAACCGGCAAGATCAATGTCGCACTGGAAGGCATCGAGCCGGCGGGTCAATACGCGCTGAAGCTGATGTTCAGCGATGGCCACGACAGCGGCCTGTATACCTGGGACTACTTGCATCATCTGGCCATCAATCAGCAGCAGCTGTGGGCCGATTACCTCGACGCGCTGGCCACCGCTGGGAAGTCCCGAGATCCAGACATCTCACCGGTGAAGATGATGCTCTGA
- the glnL gene encoding nitrogen regulation protein NR(II): MINEALQRLLIENLTTATLLLNSRLRLEYMNPAAEMLLAVSGQRSHGQFISELFTESSEALAALRQAVEQAHPFTKREATLTSTNGQTLTVDYAVTPILTRQETMLLLEVLPRDRLLRITKEEAQLSAHETTKMLVRGLAHEIKNPLGGIRGAAQLLSRELPEEHLKDYTEVIIEEADRLRNLVDRMLGSNKLPSLSMTNIHEVLEHVASLIEAESQGSLILVRDYDPSIPEVLLDRAQMIQAVLNIMRNAMQALAGQCELGLGRLTLRTRTLRQFTIGHVRHRLVARLEIIDNGPGIPAELQNTLFYPMVSGRPDGTGLGLAITQNIISQHQGLIECESHPGHTVFSIFLPLEQGASSL; encoded by the coding sequence ATGATCAACGAAGCCCTACAGCGCCTGCTGATCGAGAACCTAACCACCGCGACCCTGCTGCTCAACTCACGCTTGCGGCTGGAATATATGAACCCGGCCGCGGAAATGCTGCTCGCCGTGAGCGGCCAGCGCAGTCACGGTCAGTTCATCAGCGAGCTTTTCACCGAATCGTCTGAAGCGCTGGCCGCCCTGCGCCAAGCCGTGGAGCAGGCGCACCCCTTTACCAAACGCGAAGCGACGTTGACCTCCACCAATGGCCAGACGCTGACCGTCGACTACGCCGTCACGCCGATATTGACCCGTCAGGAAACCATGCTGTTGTTGGAAGTCCTGCCCCGTGATCGCTTGCTGCGCATCACCAAGGAAGAGGCGCAATTGTCCGCTCACGAAACCACCAAAATGCTGGTGCGCGGCCTTGCGCACGAGATCAAGAATCCGCTCGGCGGCATCCGCGGCGCGGCACAGCTGCTATCGCGAGAGCTGCCTGAAGAACATCTCAAGGACTACACCGAGGTGATCATCGAGGAGGCCGACCGCCTGCGAAACCTGGTCGATCGGATGCTCGGCTCGAACAAGCTGCCCTCCCTGTCGATGACCAACATCCACGAAGTGCTCGAACATGTGGCCAGCCTGATCGAGGCTGAAAGTCAGGGCAGCCTCATTTTGGTGCGCGACTACGATCCGAGCATCCCCGAAGTGCTGCTCGACCGCGCACAGATGATCCAGGCCGTGCTCAACATCATGCGCAACGCCATGCAGGCACTGGCCGGACAGTGCGAATTGGGCCTCGGTCGCCTGACCCTGCGCACCCGCACCCTGCGCCAGTTCACCATCGGGCATGTCCGGCATCGTCTGGTCGCGCGTCTCGAAATCATCGACAACGGTCCGGGAATCCCGGCCGAGCTGCAGAACACCCTCTTTTATCCGATGGTCAGCGGCCGTCCGGACGGAACCGGGCTTGGCCTGGCCATCACCCAGAACATCATCAGTCAGCATCAGGGCTTGATCGAATGCGAAAGCCATCCCGGCCACACCGTATTCTCGATCTTCCTGCCGCTGGAACAAGGAGCCTCTTCCCTATGA
- the ubiE gene encoding bifunctional demethylmenaquinone methyltransferase/2-methoxy-6-polyprenyl-1,4-benzoquinol methylase UbiE yields MTDPRKEHDAEPTTHFGYKNVRESEKAQKVAEVFHSVAAKYDLMNDLMSAGVHRLWKRFTIELSGVRHGNRVLDIAGGTGDLTRQFSRIVGPTGEVVLADINASMLKVGRDRLLDKGVAGNVKFVQADAEKLPFPDNHFDVVTIAFGLRNVTHKEDAIASMLRVLKPGGRLLVLEFSKPTNQLFSKAYDAYSFSLLPMMGKLITNDSESYRYLAESIRMHPDQETLKGMMTDAGFERVTYHNMTGGIVALHRGIKP; encoded by the coding sequence ATGACCGATCCCCGCAAAGAGCATGACGCAGAGCCAACCACGCACTTCGGCTACAAGAACGTGCGGGAGAGCGAAAAAGCCCAGAAGGTGGCCGAAGTCTTCCATTCCGTGGCCGCCAAATACGACCTGATGAACGACCTGATGTCCGCTGGCGTGCATCGCCTGTGGAAACGCTTCACCATCGAGCTGTCCGGGGTACGCCACGGTAACCGAGTGCTGGACATCGCCGGCGGTACCGGCGACCTGACGCGGCAATTCTCGCGCATCGTCGGACCGACCGGCGAAGTGGTGCTGGCCGATATCAATGCCTCGATGCTTAAGGTCGGCCGTGACCGCCTGCTCGACAAGGGCGTGGCGGGCAACGTGAAGTTCGTCCAGGCCGATGCCGAGAAGCTGCCCTTCCCGGACAACCACTTCGACGTGGTGACCATCGCCTTCGGCCTGCGCAACGTGACGCACAAGGAAGACGCCATCGCTTCCATGCTGCGCGTGCTCAAGCCCGGCGGCCGGCTGCTGGTGCTGGAGTTTTCCAAGCCCACCAATCAGCTGTTTTCCAAGGCTTACGACGCCTATTCGTTCAGCCTGCTGCCGATGATGGGCAAGCTGATCACCAACGATTCCGAGAGTTACCGCTACCTGGCCGAGTCGATCCGCATGCACCCGGACCAGGAAACCCTCAAGGGCATGATGACTGACGCCGGTTTCGAGCGCGTCACCTATCACAACATGACCGGCGGCATCGTCGCTCTGCACCGCGGTATCAAGCCCTGA
- a CDS encoding ubiquinone biosynthesis accessory factor UbiJ: protein MLRAALLAGVERGINRVLRLDPTALPRLARLSGQIIEVDCIAPDWRLFILADAEGLRLAEDWGSEPDCRLRASAKSLIRLATSRNKTAILHGPDVEIEGDSAPLMNLADVLQDLELDWEYEVSRWLGPVGAHLLGSSVRGQAAWARQSGESLRQDLADYLSEESRALVGLAEAETRFAELDRLKLDLDRLEARVERLNQSLKPDQPE from the coding sequence ATGCTGCGCGCAGCCCTACTGGCGGGCGTCGAGCGTGGGATCAACCGTGTGTTGCGCCTGGATCCGACGGCGCTGCCACGCCTGGCCAGGCTCAGCGGGCAGATCATCGAAGTCGACTGTATCGCGCCGGACTGGCGGCTATTCATTCTCGCCGATGCCGAGGGACTGAGACTCGCCGAAGATTGGGGCAGCGAGCCGGACTGCCGCTTGCGCGCCTCGGCCAAGAGCCTGATACGCCTGGCCACCAGCCGCAACAAGACCGCCATCCTGCACGGCCCGGACGTAGAGATCGAAGGTGACAGCGCGCCGCTGATGAATCTCGCCGATGTACTGCAGGACCTTGAGCTGGATTGGGAGTACGAAGTCTCGCGCTGGCTCGGACCGGTCGGTGCTCATCTGCTCGGCAGCAGTGTCCGCGGACAGGCCGCCTGGGCGCGGCAGAGTGGCGAAAGCCTGCGCCAGGATCTGGCTGACTACCTCAGCGAGGAATCACGCGCGCTGGTCGGCCTGGCCGAGGCGGAAACCCGCTTCGCTGAACTTGACCGTCTCAAGCTTGATCTCGACCGCCTCGAAGCCCGGGTCGAGCGGCTCAACCAATCTCTGAAACCAGACCAACCCGAATGA
- the glnA gene encoding glutamate--ammonia ligase, with product MSKSLQLIKDYDVKWIDLRFTDTKGKQHHVTVPARDAQDEDFFEHGKMFDGSSIHGWKGIEASDMILMPVDETAVLDPFTEEPTLILVCDIVEPSTMQGYDRDPRSIAKRAEEFLKSTGIGDTVFVGPEPEFFIFDEVKFKSDISGSMFKIYSEQGSWMTDQDVEGGNKGHRPAVKGGYFPVPPCDHDHEIRTAMCNAMEEMGLVVEVHHHEVATAGQNEIGVKFNTLVNKADEVQTLKYCVHNVADAYGKTATFMPKPLYGDNGSGMHVHMSISKDGKNTFSGEGYAGLSDTALYFIGGIIKHGKALNGFTNPSTNSYKRLVPGFEAPVMLAYSARNRSASIRIPYVSSPKARRIEARFPDPAANPYLCFAALLMAGLDGIQNKIHPGDAADKNLYDLPPEEGKLIPQVCGSLKEALEELDKGRAFLTKGGVFSDDFIDAYLELKSEEEIKVRTFVHPLEYDLYYSV from the coding sequence ATGTCGAAGTCGCTTCAACTGATCAAAGATTACGATGTGAAGTGGATTGATCTGCGCTTCACCGACACCAAAGGCAAGCAGCACCACGTGACGGTCCCGGCGCGTGATGCTCAGGACGAAGACTTCTTCGAGCATGGCAAGATGTTCGACGGCTCGTCCATTCATGGCTGGAAGGGCATCGAAGCCTCCGACATGATCCTGATGCCGGTCGATGAAACCGCCGTACTGGATCCGTTCACCGAAGAACCGACCCTGATTCTGGTCTGCGACATCGTCGAGCCAAGCACCATGCAAGGCTACGATCGCGACCCGCGTTCGATCGCCAAGCGCGCCGAGGAATTCCTCAAGTCCACCGGTATCGGTGACACCGTATTCGTCGGCCCGGAGCCTGAGTTCTTCATCTTCGACGAAGTGAAGTTTAAGTCCGACATTTCCGGTTCCATGTTCAAGATCTACTCCGAGCAAGGCTCCTGGATGACTGACCAGGACGTCGAAGGCGGCAACAAGGGCCATCGCCCAGCCGTCAAGGGTGGCTACTTCCCGGTTCCGCCGTGCGACCACGACCACGAAATCCGTACCGCCATGTGCAACGCCATGGAAGAGATGGGCCTGGTTGTAGAAGTGCATCACCACGAAGTAGCGACTGCCGGTCAGAACGAAATCGGCGTCAAGTTCAACACGCTGGTAAACAAGGCTGACGAAGTTCAGACCCTGAAGTATTGCGTGCACAACGTGGCTGACGCCTACGGCAAGACCGCAACCTTCATGCCGAAGCCGCTGTACGGCGACAACGGCTCGGGTATGCACGTGCACATGTCCATCTCCAAGGATGGCAAGAACACCTTCTCTGGCGAAGGCTATGCCGGCCTGTCCGATACCGCCCTGTACTTCATCGGCGGCATCATCAAGCACGGCAAGGCTTTGAACGGCTTCACCAACCCGTCGACCAACTCCTACAAGCGTCTGGTTCCGGGCTTCGAAGCGCCGGTGATGCTGGCCTACTCGGCCCGCAACCGCTCTGCCTCGATCCGTATTCCGTACGTTTCCAGCCCGAAAGCCCGCCGTATCGAAGCGCGCTTCCCGGACCCGGCTGCCAACCCTTACCTGTGCTTCGCCGCGCTGTTGATGGCTGGCCTGGACGGCATCCAGAACAAGATTCACCCTGGCGATGCTGCTGACAAGAACCTCTACGACTTGCCGCCGGAAGAAGGCAAGCTGATCCCGCAAGTCTGCGGCAGCCTGAAGGAAGCCCTGGAAGAGCTGGACAAGGGCCGCGCGTTCCTGACCAAGGGCGGCGTGTTCTCCGACGATTTCATTGATGCCTACCTCGAGCTGAAGAGCGAGGAAGAAATCAAGGTCCGCACCTTCGTACACCCGCTGGAATATGACCTGTACTACAGCGTCTAA
- a CDS encoding polyhydroxyalkanoic acid system family protein yields MARIIVERTHNLGRDAAREKAEQLAGKLASEYGVRCEWRGDVLEVRRRGADGRIEVEEGRVRVLLNLGLLLSAMGGSVQAQIERALDKALEA; encoded by the coding sequence ATGGCCCGCATTATCGTTGAGCGTACCCATAACCTTGGTCGAGACGCGGCTCGGGAAAAGGCCGAGCAACTGGCGGGGAAGCTGGCGAGCGAGTATGGCGTGCGCTGCGAATGGCGAGGCGATGTGCTGGAAGTCCGCCGCAGGGGTGCCGACGGGCGCATCGAAGTCGAGGAAGGCCGGGTTCGGGTGCTGCTGAATCTGGGGCTGCTGCTGTCGGCGATGGGTGGCAGTGTCCAGGCACAAATCGAGCGCGCATTGGACAAGGCGCTGGAAGCCTGA